CAGCGGGGACAGCCCCAGCACGAGCTGGAGCAGCTGGGCGCCGAAGTAGAGGAAGCCCGCCAGCGCCATGAGGCTGAGGGCGTTCGCCGCCAGGGCGCCGCTGAAGACCGGGTTGCGGAACAGACTCAGGTCGAGCATCGGGGTGGCACTGCGCTGCTGGCGGCGGATGAACCACCAGCCGGCACCGAGGCCGAGGGCCAGCGCGGCGAGCGTGGTGTCGTCGAGACCGGCGGTGGCGCCGTGCTTGACCGCGAAGACGAGCGGCACCATCGCGAGCAGCGACAGCACGACCGACGCCGGGTCGAACGGGCCCGGCTGGGGGTCGCGCGACTCGGGGATGAGGGCGAGCGCCGCCGGCACGAAGGCGATGATCAACGGCACGTTCAGCAGGAACACCGAGCCCCACCAGAAGTGCTCGAGCAGGTAGCCGCCCACCACCGGGCCGAGGACGGCGCCGCCGGAGAACATGGCCGCCCACGCCGCGATGGCGGTGCGACGGTCACGCGCGTCCTCGAAGATGTTGCGGATCAGCGACAGCGTCGAGGGCATGAGGGTCGCGCCGAAGAAGCCGAGCAGGGCACGGCCGGCGATCAGCATCTCGGGGCTCGTGCTGAAGGCCGCGAGCACGGAGGCCGCGCCGAACCCGACGGAGCCGACCACGAGCAGGCGGCGGCGACCGATGCGGTCGCCGAGGCTGCCCATGGCGATGAGCAGGCCCGCCAGCATCAGCGCGTAGATGTCGACGATCCACATGAGCTGGTTGCCGCTCGGGCGCAGCTCGCGACTGATCTCGGGCAGCGCGAACGACAGCACCGTGTTGTCGACCGAGACGAGCAGCACGGGCAGCATCAGCACCGCCAACGCGGACCATTCGCGTCGGCCGGCACGGGCGGCATGAGGAGTGAACGTGGACATCACCCTTACTGTACCGTCCAGACGGTACAGTTCCAAAATGACTCGCGTCACAGGGGTTTCCGTGATCGGGGTCACGCCGAGCTCGGGTTCCGGGCCGCGGGGGCACCCGGATCACTAGGCTGAGCCCATGGCCGAGGAGCGCAGTACCCGAGATCGCGTCCTCGACGCCTTCGAGCGCCTGCTGGTGGGCGCCGGCAGCCGTGCCGCCACGCTGGACGCCGTCGCCGCGGAGGCCGGCGTCTCCAAGGGCGGGCTGCTGTACCACTTCCACAGTCGCGAGGCCCTCGTCGACGGCATGGTCGAGCGGCTGCGCGAGCAGGCCGCCCGCGACGTCGAGCTGATGCGCTCGGCCGAGCAGGGTCCGGTGGGCTTCTACCTGGAGACCTCGGTGGACACCGGGAGCGACTTCGACCGCGCCCTGATCGCGGCGTCACGCATCGCCCAGGAGCACGACCACGGTGCGCGCACGGCACTGGCCGACATCCGCGACGCGTGGTTCGGCGTCCTGAACGAGCACCTCGGCGACGAGGCCCTCGCCCGCACGATCCAGCTCATCGGCGACGGCCTCTACTTCGACGACACCACCGGCCTGGGCAGCCCCGACGCGCTCGGCCACGTCCGTAAGGTCCTGGGCCGCCTCGGCCACTGAGCCGCAGGTCGGCTCCGCCGGCGCTCGGGTGGACACCGACCCGCACCTGACGCATCGTGGGAAACTCCGAGTCCTTCGACGAATGAGGCATCCGCATGACGCACAGCACCCCACGACGCGCGCGCAGCGCCTTCACCGCACTCGCCGGCGCCCTCGCCCTGACGGCGATCTCGTTCGTCTCGCCGACCAGTGCTCAGGCCGCGACGAAGTTCATCGTCGTCCAGCACAACGTGGAGAAGAACGGCGCGGCGATCACCCACGCACTGAAGAAGGCCCACGACCTCGGTGCGCAGGCGGTGACCCTGCAGGAGGTCTGTGCGAGCGACGTGCCGTTGATCCAGTCCTACGCCGCCAGCGTCGGCCAGACCTGGTCGGTCCATCCGCAGCAGAGCCGTACCGGCGGCTGCGGCGCCAGAGGCGACGTGATGACCGTCGCCGTGCGGACCGCGGCCGGTGCGGACAACGTCGTCCGGTCACTCTCCCAGGACGAGTCGGTGAACGACGACGGGAGCCTGCACACGCGACAGCAGGAGCTGGTGTGCGTGCGGTGGACGGACACCTCCGTGCGCACCGTCTGCTCCGTGCACGTCGCACTGGGCAAGGCCTACGTCGTCGGCAACCCCGCCCTCAACGCGCGCAAGACCCAGATCAAGGAGATCAAGGACATCACCGCGACGTTCATCGGCAACGGCCAGCTGGTCGTGGTCGGTGGTGACTTCAACGCCGTCCCGAAGGACCCGGTCCTGAACCGCATGTACGCCCGGGGCGTGGACAACGAGGGCAACGCCCCGAACGGCAAGTTCTTCGAGGCGGCGCAGCTCGAGGGGCAGACCGCCAACCGCGGTGGCAACGCCACGGACCAGAGCGGCAAGCGCAAGATCGACCACGTGTTCTTCTCGAACAACAAGACCCCGTGGACGCAGTCGGGCGCGGCGTTCAACGCGCTCGACAGCCCGTCCGACCACCAGCTGGTCGTCGCGAAGGCCACCGTCCAGGGCTGACGCCGCGGCGCGGCGCCCGGGTCTCAGCTCAGGCGTCGCGCCAGACCGGCTCGAGCCGCTCGAAGGGGAGCCGGTCGAGGACCGAGAGGTCGTCGGCGGCGACCTCGTAGCTGACGCGGTCGGGGCCGTAGGCCACGTCGATCACGTCGGTGTCCCGGCGCAGGCGGCTCTCCATCGCGCCGACCTCGGTGATCGGGACGGTCAGCCGCGCCCGTTGCCACAGGATCCGCTCGCGGGTTCCGGCCGCGTCGAGCGCGGCCCCGGTGGCGTCGGCGTAGGCGCGGGCGAGGCCACCCGTGCCCAGCAGCGTGCCACCGAACCAGCGCGTCACGACCACGACGACGTCGCTGACCTCGCGACCCGAGATGACCTCCAGCATGGGCCGTCCCGCGGTCCCCGAGGGCTCGCCGTCGTCGTTGCTGCGGCGCAGCGCTGCGTCGGGTCCGATGACGAAGGCGGTGCAGTGGTGCCGCGCGTCGTGGTGCGTCGCGCGGACGCCGGCGATGAGCGCCCGGGCGCTCGCCTCGTCCTCCACGCGCCCGGCGCGCGCCAGGAATCGCGACCTCAGCACCACGATCTCGGCCTCGGCGGTGTCGCCGAGGCCGAGGTCGATGGTGCGGTAGGTCGCCACCCTCAGCGCTTGCGCAGTTCCAGGAAGATCGAGGGACCGAAGTCGCTGGACGCGAGGGGCTTCTGCAGCACGCGCTCGACCGCGACGAGCACCTTGGCGGGCACGTAGCGCTTGAGCTTCTGGCTACGCAGGTTCGACACCGACAGCTTGCGCTGCAGCACCAGGCCCGCCGCGGCGAGCTGGCCGACCACCGTGTCGATGTTGTGGTTCACGAAGGCGATCGCGTCGGGCTCGTCCGCGGCGACGGTGCGGATGCTGACGGGCTCCTTCGGCAGCGCCTTGCCGGCCTTCTTGAAGGCGCGACGGTTCTTGAAGTGGCCGTAGTTGGCGACCTCGATGATCGCGGTGCCACCGGGGGCGAGCACGCGGGCGATCTCGGCGAACTCCTCGGTGGGCTCGGGGATGTGGTGCATGACCCGGACCATCGTGATGAGGTCGAGCTCGCCGTCGCCGAACTGCAGGGCGTCGGCCTGCTGGCGCGCCTTGACCACGTCGGTGCCCTCGAGGAACTTCTCGGCGGCGTCCAGCTGGGTCTGGCTGGGCTCGGCCAGCGTGACCTGGTCGGCGTACTCGCGCAGCAGCAGCGCGAGCCGGCCGAAGCCACCGCCCACGTCGGCGGCCTTGGCGAACCGTCGGCCCTTGAGCAGCCGGCGGATCGCGACCTGCTCGGCGGCGTTCTCGTAGTCGCGGTTGTTCCAGTACTGGGTGTAGTCGTATCCCCGGTCGTACTGGTCGGCGACCTTCTTGCTGGGCTTGTCCTCGTTCACCGGGCAACCCTAACAATCAGGGGCTGAACGGCGGTCATCGCAGGACGCCGATCAGCGGCCGAAGGTGCGCGGGCCGAACTCGGGCTCGGACTTCGCCATGCCGGCCTTGCGCGCGACGGCGGTGTTCGGCGACTTGAGCATGGCGCGCTGGTACTTCCGCTCGAGCGCGAACGCCCGGCGCGGCTTGGCGAGACGAGTCTCGTTCAGCAGGCGCTTGGACGCGGCGACCGAGTCGGGCGAGCGCGCGAGGAGCTGGTCGATCAGCTCGAGGGCGGGCTTGGTCGGGTCCTCGGCGACGCCCGAGGCGATGCCGTACTCGACGGCCTGCGTGCCGGAGAACACCTCGCCGGTCATCACGAGGCGCTTGGCCAGGTCGGCGCCGACCAGCTCCGCCAGCGCCACGGTGCCGCTCATGTCGGGAACCAGTCCCCACTTGGCCTCGAGGATCGACCACTGGCAGTCGGGGGTGGTGAACCGGAAGTCCGCGCCCAGCGCCAGCTGGATGCCGCCGCCGAACACGTGGCCGCGCGTGACGGCGATGACCGGGACCGAGAGCTCGCGCCAGGCCCACAGCGGCTGCTGGAACTTGTTGGTGCCCTTGAACGGGTTGGGCGTGAAGTACCGCGCGACGCGCTTCTTCTCGGTCATCACCTGGCCGAAGTCCAGGCCCGCGCAGAAGGACGAGCCGCGGCCCTCGAGCAGCACCGCGCGGACGTTCGGATCGGCCTCGATCCGGTCGGCGGCCTCCAGGAGCCCGTCGAGCACGCCGAACGTGATGCCGTTCAGCTTGTCGGGGCGGTTGAGCCAGACGTGGGCGATGGGCCCTTCGATCTCGGTGACGACATGCTGTTCGGTCATGCGCTCAGGGTAGATCGTCGCCGAGAGCCTTCCGCAACTGCCGGACGGTCTCGGTCAGCGTGTGCGACGTGACGACGTCTCGCGGCCATCCCGCGCCACCGAGGAACAGGGCGGTGTGACGCCCCAGCTCGGTGAGTCGCTCCAGCGTCTCCGGCCCCGGCTTCATCACCGAGGACCACAGGAACACGGCGTCGGGCCGGCTGCTGCGCACGAAGGTCTCGAGCGACTCCATCGGCAGCCGTGCACCGAGCTCGGTCCAGGCATGGCCGTGGCGGGCCAGCGCCGCGCCCAGCGCCACGACCGGGAGCTTGTGCTGCTCGTCCTCGACGCTGGCCAGCACGACCCGCGCCGGGCCGCGGGTGGGGTAGCGGTGCGCCGCCGCCCGCAGCGCTGCCAGGACGCAGGCGGTGACGAGGTGCTCGCCGGCCACGTCGATCCGGCAGTCCTCCCACTGCCGACCGACCTCGATCATCGCCGGGGCGATGGCCGAGTCCCAGGCCTCCTCGATGCCGAACCGCTCGATCGCGCTCTCGGCGGCCTGCTGCACCCTGGCGGCGTCGAACTCCTTCGCGCCCTCGAGCATGTCGAAGACCGTCTGCTCGTGGGCCGAGGCCCTGAGTCCGGCCGGTCCGGCGCCCACGATCGCGGCCAGCTCGTGCGGCGAGAGCCGCTTCACCCGCTCGGCGGCGTCGTGCGCGGTCACCCCCGACTCGATGAATCGGGCCATCGTGGCGACCCGGTCGGCGTCGACGATCGTGTAGCGGCGGTGGCCCCCGGCGGTGCGGAACGTCGGCCCCACGCCGTAGCGACGCTCCCACGTCCGCAGGGTCGGGGCGGCGATTCCGAGCATCTCGGAGAGCGAACCCACGGTCCAGCGGCGGTGCATGCGGTCGATCCTAAAACCTATTCAGGGTGGTTGCACAATGAATAGATTAGGTAGTACCGTCGAACTACTTGCCGGGTTGCGCAAACAGCCCGCGTCAGTCCTCACCCTTGGGGAAGGGGCAGGAAACATGGTCAACATCAAGCGACTTCCGTCGCCCATCATCGAGTCCTACGAATGGCAGTGGGAAGGCGCCTGCATGGGCGTCGACTCGTCTGTCTTCTTCTCGCCCGAAGCTGAACGCGGCATGAAGCGCCACCGCCGCGAGGAGTCCGCCAAGGCCGTCTGCGCCACGTGCCCGGTCATCGACCGGTGCCGGGAGCATGCGCTCGCCGTCCAGGAGCCGTACGGCGTCTGGGGTGGCCTCACCGAGTCCGAGCGCTCCGAGATCCTGGCCGGCCGTCAGGCCGCCGCCGGCTGATGGCGGCGCCGAAGAAGGCGAAGGCCAGCACCTCCGCCAAGATTCTCTACCAGCCGGTCGGGCTGATCACGTCGATCCTGGCCGGACTCATCGCCTCGGCGGTGTTCAAGCAGGTGTGGAAGCGCGCCAGCCCGAACAGCGAGGGCGATCCGCCCACGCCGACCCAGTCGGAGTTCCCGCTCAAGGAGATCCTGCTGGCCGCGGTGATCCAGGGCGCGATCTTCTCCGGCGTGCGGGCGATCGTCCAGCGCCAGGGCGCCAAGGCGTTCGCCAAGGCGACGGGCGAGTGGCCCGGCGACTGAAGCGTCTCCTTCTCAGCTGACGCCGGCTCCCTCCTCCTGCCGACCTCAGCTCTCTGGCAATGGCCGCGGGCACTCCCCCCGCGGCCATTGCGCGTTCTCGGGCGTCCTCAGCGCGCCGCGAGCACGACGACCGACTGCCCCAGCGCGGGGTAGGTCGAGCCGAACGACACGTCGTCGCCCGGTCGGGCGGTGTCGACCTCGAGCCGCCACGCACGGTCCTGTCCGGGTTCGGGGAGCACCACCTCGACGTCGTCGCCCACGTTGAGGACGAGGAACACGGCGTCATCGAGCGCCTCGCCCACCGGGTCGCCCGCGGCGCCCCGCAGGAGCAGCCCCACGGACCGCCACTCGGGGTCGTGCCAGTCCTCGGCCGTCGGGGCGGCCCCGTCGGCCCGGTGCCACGCCACGTCGCGATGGCCGTCGGCGCGCTCGCGGCCGTGCATGAAGGTGCGCTGGCGCAGCACCGGCTGGTCACGGCGCAGACGGACGAGTCGGCGCACCAGGTCGAGCAGCTCGGTGTCGGGCGCCGACCAGTCGATCCAGCCCAGCGCGTTGTCCTGGGCATAGGCGTTGTTGTTGCCGCCCTGGCTGTTGCCGAGCTCGTCGCCGGCCAACAGCATCGGCACGCCCTGCGACACGAGCAGCGTCGCGAGGAGGCCTCGCACCCGGCGCGCCCGCGCGGTCAGCACGTCCGGATCGTCGGTGGGCCCCTCGATCCCGAGGTTGTCCGAGAGGTTCTCGTCGTGACCGTCCCGGTTGTCCTCGCCGTTGGCCTCGTTGTGCTTGTGCGCGTAGGAGGCGAGATCGGCCGCCGTGAACCCGTCGTGGGCCGTGACGAAGTTGACCGAGGCGGTGGCGCCGCGCGAGCCGTGGTCGAAGTGGTCGGCCGAGCCCAGCAGGCGGGCGCCCACGTCGGCACTGCCCAGCGACCGGACCTGCCATGCCCGCCGGATCCCGTCGCGGAAGCGGTCGTTCCACTCCGAGAACGGGTGTGGGAACCGGCCCAGCCGGTGGCCGCCGGGCCCGAGGTCCCAGGGCTCGGCGATCAGCTTGACGGTGGACAGCACCGGGTCCTGCCGGATGGCGCTGAAGAACGGCCCGTGGGGGCGGAAGCCCTTCTGGGTGCGGCCGAGCGTGGTGGCGAGGTCGAACCGGAACCCGTCGACCCCCAGCACCTCCACCCAGTGCCGCAGGCTGTCCATCACGAGCCGCAGCACCGGCGGCCGGTCCACCGCGAGGGTGTTCCCCGTGCCCGTGTCGTCGACGTAGTGGCGGTGGTCGTCGGCGAGGCGGTAGTACGCCGTGTTGTCCAGGCCGCGCAGCGACAGGGTGGGACCGAGCTCGTCGCCCTCGCCGGTGTGGTTGTAGACGACGTCCACGATGACCTCGATGCCCGCCTCGTGCAGGGCGTGGACGGCCTGACGGAGCTCCGCGACCGCGTCGGCCCGTGCGTACCGCGGCTCGGGAGCGCACCACGCGATGGGCTGGTAGCCCCAGTAGTTGCGCAGCCCCTTCGCCACGAGGAAGCGGTCGTCGAGGAACGCCTGCACCGGCAGCAGCTCGACGGCGTTGACCCCCAGCGAGGTCAGGTGGTCGATGACGGCAGGCGACGCGAGGCCCGCGTAGGTGCCGCGCACGTCCTCGGGGACTCCGGGGTGCGCCGCGGTGAGGCCCTTGACGTGCGCCTCGTAGATCACCAGGTCGCTGAACGCGTGACCCGGGCGGTTGGTGGTCGGGTCGGGGCCCGCCGGGTCGCCCTGCACGATGCCGTGCGGAACCACGGGCGCGCTGTCGCGGTCGTCGAGGGTCAGGTCGTCGTCGCCGGCGTGCCCGGCCATCGCCTCGTCCCAGCGCAGCGGCCGGTCGAGCGCGCGGGCGTACGGGTCGATGAGCAGCTTGGCTGGATTGAACCGCAGCCCCTCGTCCGGCCGGTGGGGGCCGTGGGCCCGGAGGCCGTACCGCGCGCCGGGTCGGACTCCGGCCACGTGGGCGTGCCGGACGTCGCCGTCCCGGAAGACGAGGTCGATCCTCTCCTCGGCACCGGTCTCGTCGAACAGGCAGAGCTCGACGCGGGCGGCGTTCGCGGACCAGACCGCCACGTTGACGCCGTCGTCGTCGACGGTGACACCCAGGGGGAACGGCCGGCCGGTGGTCACGGCTCGGGTCATCGCATGATCTCCGCGAACAGCGCCGCGTAGCGCTCGGCCGACGGCCCCCAGTCCACTGGCGTGGACATCGCCCGGTGGCGCAACCGCTGCCAGGCCGGCGGGTCGGCGTACAGCTCGCGCGCCCGGGAGAGCGCCCAGGCCAGCCCGCCGGCGTCGATGTCGGCGAAGGCGAACCCGGTGGCGACGTCCGCGGCGAGGTTCTCCGGCGAGGCGTCCACGACCGTGTCGCGCAGGCCTCCCGTGGATGCCACGA
This genomic interval from Aeromicrobium choanae contains the following:
- a CDS encoding TetR/AcrR family transcriptional regulator, yielding MAEERSTRDRVLDAFERLLVGAGSRAATLDAVAAEAGVSKGGLLYHFHSREALVDGMVERLREQAARDVELMRSAEQGPVGFYLETSVDTGSDFDRALIAASRIAQEHDHGARTALADIRDAWFGVLNEHLGDEALARTIQLIGDGLYFDDTTGLGSPDALGHVRKVLGRLGH
- a CDS encoding MerR family transcriptional regulator; the encoded protein is MHRRWTVGSLSEMLGIAAPTLRTWERRYGVGPTFRTAGGHRRYTIVDADRVATMARFIESGVTAHDAAERVKRLSPHELAAIVGAGPAGLRASAHEQTVFDMLEGAKEFDAARVQQAAESAIERFGIEEAWDSAIAPAMIEVGRQWEDCRIDVAGEHLVTACVLAALRAAAHRYPTRGPARVVLASVEDEQHKLPVVALGAALARHGHAWTELGARLPMESLETFVRSSRPDAVFLWSSVMKPGPETLERLTELGRHTALFLGGAGWPRDVVTSHTLTETVRQLRKALGDDLP
- a CDS encoding crotonase/enoyl-CoA hydratase family protein, with product MTEQHVVTEIEGPIAHVWLNRPDKLNGITFGVLDGLLEAADRIEADPNVRAVLLEGRGSSFCAGLDFGQVMTEKKRVARYFTPNPFKGTNKFQQPLWAWRELSVPVIAVTRGHVFGGGIQLALGADFRFTTPDCQWSILEAKWGLVPDMSGTVALAELVGADLAKRLVMTGEVFSGTQAVEYGIASGVAEDPTKPALELIDQLLARSPDSVAASKRLLNETRLAKPRRAFALERKYQRAMLKSPNTAVARKAGMAKSEPEFGPRTFGR
- a CDS encoding class I SAM-dependent methyltransferase, whose product is MNEDKPSKKVADQYDRGYDYTQYWNNRDYENAAEQVAIRRLLKGRRFAKAADVGGGFGRLALLLREYADQVTLAEPSQTQLDAAEKFLEGTDVVKARQQADALQFGDGELDLITMVRVMHHIPEPTEEFAEIARVLAPGGTAIIEVANYGHFKNRRAFKKAGKALPKEPVSIRTVAADEPDAIAFVNHNIDTVVGQLAAAGLVLQRKLSVSNLRSQKLKRYVPAKVLVAVERVLQKPLASSDFGPSIFLELRKR
- a CDS encoding MFS transporter, whose translation is MSTFTPHAARAGRREWSALAVLMLPVLLVSVDNTVLSFALPEISRELRPSGNQLMWIVDIYALMLAGLLIAMGSLGDRIGRRRLLVVGSVGFGAASVLAAFSTSPEMLIAGRALLGFFGATLMPSTLSLIRNIFEDARDRRTAIAAWAAMFSGGAVLGPVVGGYLLEHFWWGSVFLLNVPLIIAFVPAALALIPESRDPQPGPFDPASVVLSLLAMVPLVFAVKHGATAGLDDTTLAALALGLGAGWWFIRRQQRSATPMLDLSLFRNPVFSGALAANALSLMALAGFLYFGAQLLQLVLGLSPLESALVLVPGSIATMAAGFAAVRLVERIPARTLVPLSFLLSSSGYALAAFTGHPTVISVGVAFTILGIGIGLAETITNDLILSSVPPQKAGAASAISETAYEIGAVLGTAVLGSVLTATFRSNLTVPAVAKFGEQENAFETLGSTLQFAEQFAAPVEGWIHASAASAFDLGVQFTAGAAIFVALAAALISRRALRHA
- the glgX gene encoding glycogen debranching protein GlgX, whose amino-acid sequence is MTRAVTTGRPFPLGVTVDDDGVNVAVWSANAARVELCLFDETGAEERIDLVFRDGDVRHAHVAGVRPGARYGLRAHGPHRPDEGLRFNPAKLLIDPYARALDRPLRWDEAMAGHAGDDDLTLDDRDSAPVVPHGIVQGDPAGPDPTTNRPGHAFSDLVIYEAHVKGLTAAHPGVPEDVRGTYAGLASPAVIDHLTSLGVNAVELLPVQAFLDDRFLVAKGLRNYWGYQPIAWCAPEPRYARADAVAELRQAVHALHEAGIEVIVDVVYNHTGEGDELGPTLSLRGLDNTAYYRLADDHRHYVDDTGTGNTLAVDRPPVLRLVMDSLRHWVEVLGVDGFRFDLATTLGRTQKGFRPHGPFFSAIRQDPVLSTVKLIAEPWDLGPGGHRLGRFPHPFSEWNDRFRDGIRRAWQVRSLGSADVGARLLGSADHFDHGSRGATASVNFVTAHDGFTAADLASYAHKHNEANGEDNRDGHDENLSDNLGIEGPTDDPDVLTARARRVRGLLATLLVSQGVPMLLAGDELGNSQGGNNNAYAQDNALGWIDWSAPDTELLDLVRRLVRLRRDQPVLRQRTFMHGRERADGHRDVAWHRADGAAPTAEDWHDPEWRSVGLLLRGAAGDPVGEALDDAVFLVLNVGDDVEVVLPEPGQDRAWRLEVDTARPGDDVSFGSTYPALGQSVVVLAAR
- a CDS encoding IMPACT family protein; translated protein: MATYRTIDLGLGDTAEAEIVVLRSRFLARAGRVEDEASARALIAGVRATHHDARHHCTAFVIGPDAALRRSNDDGEPSGTAGRPMLEVISGREVSDVVVVVTRWFGGTLLGTGGLARAYADATGAALDAAGTRERILWQRARLTVPITEVGAMESRLRRDTDVIDVAYGPDRVSYEVAADDLSVLDRLPFERLEPVWRDA
- a CDS encoding endonuclease/exonuclease/phosphatase family protein, translated to MTHSTPRRARSAFTALAGALALTAISFVSPTSAQAATKFIVVQHNVEKNGAAITHALKKAHDLGAQAVTLQEVCASDVPLIQSYAASVGQTWSVHPQQSRTGGCGARGDVMTVAVRTAAGADNVVRSLSQDESVNDDGSLHTRQQELVCVRWTDTSVRTVCSVHVALGKAYVVGNPALNARKTQIKEIKDITATFIGNGQLVVVGGDFNAVPKDPVLNRMYARGVDNEGNAPNGKFFEAAQLEGQTANRGGNATDQSGKRKIDHVFFSNNKTPWTQSGAAFNALDSPSDHQLVVAKATVQG
- a CDS encoding DUF4235 domain-containing protein, giving the protein MAAPKKAKASTSAKILYQPVGLITSILAGLIASAVFKQVWKRASPNSEGDPPTPTQSEFPLKEILLAAVIQGAIFSGVRAIVQRQGAKAFAKATGEWPGD
- a CDS encoding WhiB family transcriptional regulator, which translates into the protein MVNIKRLPSPIIESYEWQWEGACMGVDSSVFFSPEAERGMKRHRREESAKAVCATCPVIDRCREHALAVQEPYGVWGGLTESERSEILAGRQAAAG